Proteins encoded by one window of Cannabis sativa cultivar Pink pepper isolate KNU-18-1 chromosome 4, ASM2916894v1, whole genome shotgun sequence:
- the LOC115713851 gene encoding uncharacterized protein LOC115713851 produces the protein MYHRRPEIKWMFERRKKRKIDNSESEPNVFDDLPEELKIEILRRLPTKKAAILTLVSKSWFWLITTKIFPKTNPKLPFIGVVLIGNYDSRPNTTILIEALQNSDSHSVLPSNIERDRHYPFTFFTSQHKVLMNCCNGLILFSGCNESKRSFNYSYIVYNPLTNQWVDFDYVVNKPYVTAKSTMYAALAYNPSESCFYRVVQFQGFRCLNVYCSETRSWNKLRYRLPTRVSTCKTRWLKQTVFYQGALFRLSTSGHLLKFVIDKEATSIKDQAQAIDLPKFQASKHPPNSYGLNCIGLSNDQINFMAFDKELSLCIWVLSDTYEWSLRTKLSKIHEKYGMENNFCRPLAFHSYMDTVFVGAKSPHLGSLFLSLNFEKDVCSQQEDNYVIETLNLEGFQSLNWLDVAPSSFHYSHVPFANGMAKKLSLQVEEWKPEHT, from the coding sequence ATGTATCATCGTCGTCCGGAGATCAAGTGGATGTTCGagaggaggaagaagaggaagattgATAATAGTGAAAGTGAACCCAACGTGTTTGATGATTTGCCTGAAGAGTTAAAGATTGAGATTTTACGAAGATTACCAACAAAGAAAGCTGCCATACTTACTCTTGTTTCAAAGTCATGGTTTTGGTTGATCACAACAAAGATCTTTCCCAAGACAAACCCAAAGCTTCCTTTCATCGGTGTTGTCCTCATTGGTAACTATGATTCACGTCCCAATACAACCATATTGATAGAGGCCCTTCAAAATTCAGACTCACATTCAGTGTTGCCTAGCAATATTGAACGTGATAGACACTATCCTTTTACTTTTTTCACTTCTCAACATAAAGTTTTGATGAATTGCTGTAATGGGTTGATTTTGTTTTCTGGTTGTAATGAGTCTAAGAGGAGTTTTAACTATTCATATATTGTTTATAACCCTTTGACTAATCAATGGGTTGATTTTGATTATGTTGTTAATAAGCCTTATGTTACTGCTAAAAGCACAATGTATGCTGCATTGGCTTATAACCCTTCTGAGTCTTGTTTTTATAGAGTTGTTCAGTTTCAGGGATTTAGGTGTTTGAATGTTTATTGTTCAGAGACAAGGAGTTGGAACAAGCTTAGATATCGTCTCCCAACTCGGGTTAGTACTTGCAAAACAAGGTGGCTTAAACAGACTGTGTTTTACCAAGGGGCATTGTTTAGACTATCCACCTCTGGCCATTTGTTGAAGTTTGTGATTGATAAGGAAGCTACTTCAATCAAGGATCAAGCTCAAGCAATTGATTTGCCTAAGTTTCAGGCTTCCAAACACCCTCCAAATAGCTATGGCCTTAATTGTATTGGGCTAAGCAATGATCAGATAAACTTCATGGCATTTGACAAGGAATTGAGTTTGTGCATTTGGGTTCTTTCTGATACCTATGAATGGTCTCTTAGAACTAAGCTTTCGAAAATCCATGAAAAGTATGGTATGGAGAACAATTTCTGCAGACCTTTGGCTTTCCATTCATACATGGATACAGTTTTTGTTGGTGCAAAGTCTCCTCATTTAGGTTCATTATTCTTGtccttaaattttgaaaaggATGTTTGTTCTCAACAGGAAGATAACTATGTCATAGAGACTTTGAACTTAGAAGGGTTTCAGTCATTAAATTGGCTTGATGTTGCTCCTTCCTCTTTTCACTACTCTCATGTCCCTTTCGCGAATGGAATGGCGAAGAAACTTTCTCTGCAAGTGGAAGAATGGAAGCCAGAACACACATGA